From Crassaminicella indica, one genomic window encodes:
- a CDS encoding ABC transporter permease subunit translates to MAHMSNTKTFNNNLENKNTSLNIKSIFINHSVTILFVIICIIGIKLSKLPLFFIANELLTRITRNSFLVLSLIIPVLAGMGLNFGITIGAMAGQIAIIAVTHLGVTGIKGFLLCALLAVPLAMLFGYLTGKLLNKTKGQEMIASMIAGFFANGIYQFIFLFSIGTIIPMKDPVMMLSSGVGIRNTIDLSRNVGIKYALDNLLKLPVFKVCLVVALFTIIIYTLFRIYKVKYKDYKKEKFFSAKYITTITICLVIIIISCIFAFNSNHLPSQLKMFKNIKLPVITCIVILVLCLFNILIVKTKLGQDFRTVGQNKHIAKVSGIDVNKVRIIAITISTLLAAWGQLIFLQNIGTLNTYGSHVQIATFSIAALLIGGASVSRATIGQALLGTILFHTLFIVSPKAGKNLFGDAQIGEFFRAFVAYGVIGLSLGLHAWKKRIQFKKVG, encoded by the coding sequence ATGGCACATATGAGTAATACAAAAACGTTTAACAATAATTTAGAAAACAAAAATACATCGTTGAATATAAAAAGTATTTTTATTAACCACAGTGTAACAATATTATTTGTTATTATATGTATTATAGGCATTAAGCTTTCTAAATTACCATTATTCTTTATTGCAAATGAATTGCTTACAAGGATTACAAGAAATTCATTTTTGGTATTGTCACTAATTATTCCCGTATTAGCAGGAATGGGGCTTAACTTTGGTATAACTATTGGGGCGATGGCAGGACAAATTGCTATTATTGCAGTAACACATTTGGGGGTAACTGGAATCAAAGGGTTTTTATTGTGTGCTTTGTTAGCAGTGCCTTTAGCAATGCTATTTGGTTATTTGACAGGTAAATTATTAAATAAAACAAAGGGGCAAGAAATGATTGCAAGTATGATTGCAGGTTTTTTTGCCAATGGGATATATCAATTTATATTCTTATTTTCTATTGGTACTATAATACCTATGAAAGATCCAGTAATGATGTTAAGCAGTGGCGTAGGTATAAGAAATACTATTGATTTATCAAGAAATGTTGGGATTAAATATGCTTTGGATAATCTTCTGAAATTACCTGTTTTTAAAGTGTGTTTAGTAGTAGCTCTTTTTACGATAATTATATATACTTTGTTTAGAATATATAAAGTGAAGTATAAAGATTATAAAAAAGAAAAATTTTTCTCAGCTAAATATATAACAACTATTACAATTTGTTTAGTGATAATTATCATTAGCTGTATATTTGCTTTTAATAGCAACCATCTTCCAAGCCAACTAAAGATGTTTAAGAATATAAAGCTGCCTGTCATTACATGTATAGTAATTTTAGTCCTTTGCCTTTTTAATATATTGATTGTAAAAACAAAATTAGGTCAAGATTTTAGAACGGTTGGACAGAATAAACATATTGCAAAGGTTTCAGGGATTGATGTAAATAAGGTTAGGATTATTGCAATTACTATTTCTACATTATTAGCTGCTTGGGGACAATTGATTTTCCTTCAAAATATAGGGACACTCAATACCTATGGAAGTCATGTGCAAATAGCTACTTTTTCAATAGCTGCCCTCCTTATTGGTGGAGCATCTGTATCAAGAGCAACTATTGGGCAAGCACTTTTGGGAACTATATTGTTTCATACTTTGTTTATAGTTTCTCCAAAGGCTGGGAAAAACTTGTTTGGAGATGCACAAATAGGAGAATTTTTTAGAGCATTTGTTGCTTATGGTGTTATTGGTCTATCTTTAGGACTTCATGCTTGGAAAAAAAGAATACAATTTAAAAAAGTAGGATAA